The sequence GAAAGGGGCCCTCCGGTGGACCACCCCTCGTGGGAGAGGCGTGATCCTGCGCACCCGCCGATTTCGGCGACGGACGCGCTGTGTTCGAGTAGTACGAGCATGAAGCTACTTGGTATCGGAGATGCTCGCAAGCGCGACATTCTCCCCACTTAGGGGGATGGCTCGACAGTCGAGACGCCTCTTCTGGGGGTAACTAGACGATCGAGTAATCGCATACATTGAGACAACCGCCGAACGACGATCCTGGAGACCAAATGACGACTGACGAAGCCCCCGAGGGTGCTGCCGCAGCCGTTCCCGACGACCGTCTGAGCGCTCTCCTGCTGGCCTTCCGGAGCCTCCTCCTCGAGCACAACCGGGTCGTCATCCACCAGAGCGAGGCCCTGTCCATGGGCGCCACCGACATCCGAGCGCTCGCCTACCTGTGGAGCGTCCACGGCGACACCACGCCCAAGCAGGTGGCGGAGTTCCTCGAGCTGTCGACCGGTGCCACGACGAGCCTCGTCGACCGCCTCGTGGCGTCCGGCTCGCTCGTGCGCCTGGCCCACCCGACTGATCGGCGGAGCGTCCTGCTGCGGCTCACCCCCGAGGGGATCGACGCGGTCACGAGCCTCACGGAGGTCTACCGGGGCGCGCTCGCGAAGGCGATCCCGGAGGGGTCGTACGACGAGATCGCCGGGGTGTTCCGCGGCATCGCCACAGCGCTCGGCACCGCCTCCGCACCCCCACCCGAGACGGATCACCCGGCCGGATGACACCGGGGCGTCGTAGCGTGAAAGCATGACGCCCGCCGAACTCCTCCGCGACTCCTTCTCCCGCATCCCCGCGATCATCGACCGCGCGACCGACGACCTCGACGCCCAGCAGCTCGCGGCCCGGCCGGGGCCCGGCACCAACACCATCGCCTGGCTCGCCTGGCACACCGCTCGAGGGCAGGACGTCCAGGTGGCGGCCCTTGCGGGCACCGACCAGGTGTGGACGTCCGACGGGTGGTACGAGCGCTTCGAGCTCCCCTTCGGTCCGGACGAGATGGGCTACGGCATGAGCGCCGGCGACGTGGCGCGCGTGGTCGCCACCGCCGATCTGCTGACCGGCTACCTCGAGGCGGTGACCGCGCGGACCAGCGAGTACCTCGGCGGCGTCTCCGAGTCGGACCTCGACGACGTGGTCGACGAGGACTGGAACCCGCCCGTCACGCGCGGCGCCCGCCTGAACAGCATCCTCGGCGACTGCCTGCAGCACGCCGGCCAGGCGAGCTACGCGCGGGGCATCCTCGAGCGGCTCTGACTCCTGCGGGCTGCTTCGGCGATCTGCTTCGGAGGCTCGAGATCGCAGTCCGACACGACAGACCGTGGTTCGCGCCTGTCGAACTGCGATCTCGGCGCCTGCACCACCTCGCGATCTCTCGGGGGGCGACCAGCCGACTCACGAGAGCGAGCGGCGGAGTGCCTCGATGAGCCCGGGCCCGTCCCGCCAGTCATCCGCGTCGAACGTGAGAGCAGACCCCTCCTGGTCGAAGATCGTGAGGACGTCGCCCGCGTCGAATCCGACGAACAGGTCGGAGAGGACGCGCCCGGAGACGAGACGCTCCGACACGGTGAACAGGGTCTCGCCTGTCAGGACGACCCGCAGATCGTCGCGACTTCCCTTCCCGCCCGTGAAACGCCATCCTGCGCGTCGCTCCCGCCGACTCAGGGCGGCCGGGGCGACCGGTCGCAAGAGCTGCCGTGGATCCACGACGGCGCCGAGCGCGGCCGCGAGTTCGTCACCGTCTGGCCCGGCGTATTCGAGGACGAAGCCCCGCTCGAGAGCGGCGGCGACGACGGCTGCGACCCGGTCGGAGTCGAGGTCCTCGGCGACACGCGACTCCGCAGCGATGCTCTGGACGGGCAATCCGGCGACCAGCGAGCCCGCCATGCTGAAGAGGTCCTGGGCGAGCGCGGAGGAGCCGGCGTCTCGCACGGCGCCCAAGGAGCTCGCCGCCAAGGCCAGCGCGTCCTGCGAGACGCCACCTCTCGCGACGTCCTCCAGGGCACTCCGCAGAGCGAGCACGTTCGCGGCCTCGTCGCCGGGCCCGACGACAGAGAAGGACACGAACGACTCCTCAGGGGTGGCCGTCGAGTAGATGATCTCGACCCGGTCGACGAGCGGCCGCTCGATGACGAGCCGGTTGTGCAGCTCCTCCAGGACGGCGCGACCGATTGCGTAGGCGTGATCGGCGCTGGGGATCAGGATCGCTAGAGAGGACACCGGAGCAGAGGCCTCGACCACTGTCGTCGGCGTGACCCGCGGTCTCTCGGGCCGTCGCCGGACTCCGACTCGGCCGGCTTCACGGACCGGCAGACGACAGGAGAACCCCTCGGGCAGGGGACCGGTCGCCGAGATCACGGCGTTGTCGGCGACGAGACCGCGCCGCGCCCATTCTGCGACGAGACGCACGTCGAACTCTTCCACCGGGGGAAGGGTCTCCAAGCCCGGACCCGCCATGCCGAACCAGTACGGCACCGCTGTCGACCCCAGCAGGACGCTCTCCTCAGCACTCAACTCTGCGATCCGCGCTGCCCGAGCGACTTCGGCCTCGGTGAGGTTCTCGAGACCGTGGATGACCGTCGCGATCTCGGCCAGGTGCTGCGCGACCTCCTGCGAGGTGCCCGAGACCTCGAATGTCAGACCGAGGTCGTCCTGCAGGAGGCGCCCGGACAGTCGCCGAGGCTGCAGCCGCTGCCAGACGATCTGGCCCAGAAGCCGCGAGATCCCCCGGGTCGTCGGCGACTCGTCGCGAGCGGCCAGCCCGAAGGTGAGTCCCGCGAACACACGGCCGGGACGATCTGCGGTCTGCGTGGTCAGGCCGTCGTCCGCCCGGATCGTCGTGATCATCACCTGCCGATTCTGCACCAGCTGCCGGGTGTCGCAGGCTCGACGTCGCCGAGATCGCAGTTGTCGTCGCCCCACGGTGCGCGGAGGCGACGACTACTGCGATCTCGGCGCGGGGAGGCTACTGCTACACGCCGGCGAGCTGGTCGATCAGCTTGTCGCCGGGGCGGGCCTCGACCATCTTGGCCGAGATCTCGGCGCGGTCGAGGAGCTCCTCCATGCGGCGACGACGGGCACGCGTGATCAGCGTGACGACGGTGCCCTCCTTGCCGGCGCGGCCCGTGCGGCCCGAGCGGTGCATGTAGGTCTTGTACTCGTCGGGGGCGTCGGCCTGGATGACCAGCTCGATGTCGTCGACGTGGATGCCGCGGGCGGCGACGTCGGTGGCGACGAGCACGTTGACGCGACCCGAGGTGAGCAGCTCGAGGTTGCGCGTGCGGCGCGACTGGTTGAGGTCGCCGTGGAGGCTCGTCGAGCGGATGCCCGCGTCTTCGAGCTGGTCGGCGAGCTGCTCCGCGAAGGCGCGGGTGCGGGCGAAGACCAGGGTCTTGCCGGCGCCCTGAGCGAGCTGCTCGATGATGGCGCCCTTGTCGCGCTGCTCGATGAGGAGCACGCGGTGGTCGATCGTCGACGAGGCCTGGTCTTCACCGGCGACCTCGTGGACGGCAGGATCGGTGAGGAACTCGTCGACCAGCTTCGCCACGCCCTTGTCGAGGGTGGCGCTGAAGAGCAGCTTCTGGGCGCGCTTGCCGTGACGGGTCACGGTCGCGGTCTCGCGCAGGATGCGCTGGACCGGCTCGAGGAAGCCCAGGTCGCACATGTGGTCGGCCTCGTCGAGCACGGTGACGGTGACCTCGCTGAGGTCGAGCCGCCCCTGGTCGATGAGGTCTTCGATGCGGCCCGGCGTGCCGATGACGATGTCGACGCCGCGCTGGAGGGAGTGCACCTGACGCTGCTGCGGCACGCCGCCGTAGATCTGCGTGGTGAAGAGACCGACGGAGCGGGCGATGGGCTGCACCGTGTTGTCGATCTGCATCGCGAGCTCGCGAGTGGGGGCCAGGATCAGCGCGCGGGGCTTGCGGCCCATCTTGCGGTCCTTCGCGCCACCGTGCTCGAGGAGCTTCTCGGCGAGCGGGGCACCGAAGGCGATGGTCTTGCCGGAGCCGGTGCGGCCGCGGCCCAGGACGTCCTTGCCCGCGATCACGTCGGGGATGGTCGCTGCCTGGATCGGGAACGGCGCCGGCGCGCCCATCGCGATCAGCTGGCGCGTGAGGTTGTCGCCGAGGCCCAGGTCGCCCCAGGTCTTGTCGGCGACGTCGCTGGCCGTCACGACCTCGGCCTGGAGCTTCTCCAGCTTGACGTCGTCATCGGGGGTGAAGCGCGTGTCGCGCTTCGGGTAGAAGTCGCTGCCGCGGTCGTCGCGGTCGCGGCGGGGAGCGCGGTCGTCGCGGTCGAAGGAGCGGGCCGGACGGTCGTTGCGGTCGTTGCGGTCGAACGAGCGAGCGGGACGGTCGTCGCGCGAGGGGCGCCCGGAGCGGTCGTCGCGGTCGTACGAGCGAGCCGGACGCTCGGTGCGGTCGCCGCGGGTGCTGCCGTCGAAGCGGTCGTTGAGCGCGGGGCGGGCGTCGCGGTCGAACGAGCGCGCGGGGCGGTCGTCGCGGGCCGGGCGGTTGCCGCGCTCGTCGCGATCGACGCCGCGAGCCGGGCGGGCGTCGCGGTCGTAGCCCCGGGCCGGACGGTCGTTGCGGTCGTTGCGGTCGAAACGGGGTGCGCGGTCGTCGCGCCCACCGCGGTCGTCACGCGCCGGACGGTCGTAGCGCCCACCGCGGTCGTCGCGCGCCGGACGGTCGTAGCCGCGGGCGGCGCGGTCGGCCCGGTCGATGGAGCGTGCGGGGCGAGCGAAGCGCGAGTCACGGACCGGACGGTCGTCGCGAGCGCCGCGATCGTCGCGAGCACCGCGGTCGTCACGAGCCGGGCGGGCGTCGCGGTCGTAGCCGCGCGCCGGGCGGTCGTCGCGAGCGCCCCGGTCGGAGCGGTCGTAGCGGTCGCCGCCGCGCTCGGCTCCGCGGGCGCCGTTGCGGGCGTCGCGGTCGGCGGGGCTGCCGCCGAAGCGGGGGTTCGAGCCGCCGGCCTTGCGGGGCTCCCAGTTGGGGCGCTGGCCGCCGCGGGACTCGGTGCGGCCGGCGTCGCCGCGACGGTTGTCGCCGCGGGCGTCGCGGTCGGCAGCGTCCCAGCGCTTCTTGGCGGGTGCGCCCTCGGCGTCGGGACGGTACCCGCGGTGCTTGGGGCTCTTCGATCCTGCCTTCGGAGCGGATCGGTCGTAGCTGGGGCGCGCGGACGCGGACTTGTCGTAGGGGGGCATGGTTCTTTCCTGGGTTTTGTGAGGTGACGCACAATGGAAGAGCACCCGGGCAGCCATTGGCCAGGGACCGTTCGCGGTAGACACTTCGACATCTCGAAGATCGTCACTGCGTGATTCGTCTCAGCAGATTGCGGAGATTCCGGCCCCGGAGACTTACAAACCCACCCGCAGA comes from Frondihabitans peucedani and encodes:
- a CDS encoding MarR family transcriptional regulator; this translates as MTTDEAPEGAAAAVPDDRLSALLLAFRSLLLEHNRVVIHQSEALSMGATDIRALAYLWSVHGDTTPKQVAEFLELSTGATTSLVDRLVASGSLVRLAHPTDRRSVLLRLTPEGIDAVTSLTEVYRGALAKAIPEGSYDEIAGVFRGIATALGTASAPPPETDHPAG
- a CDS encoding mycothiol transferase, with product MTPAELLRDSFSRIPAIIDRATDDLDAQQLAARPGPGTNTIAWLAWHTARGQDVQVAALAGTDQVWTSDGWYERFELPFGPDEMGYGMSAGDVARVVATADLLTGYLEAVTARTSEYLGGVSESDLDDVVDEDWNPPVTRGARLNSILGDCLQHAGQASYARGILERL
- a CDS encoding DEAD/DEAH box helicase, with protein sequence MPPYDKSASARPSYDRSAPKAGSKSPKHRGYRPDAEGAPAKKRWDAADRDARGDNRRGDAGRTESRGGQRPNWEPRKAGGSNPRFGGSPADRDARNGARGAERGGDRYDRSDRGARDDRPARGYDRDARPARDDRGARDDRGARDDRPVRDSRFARPARSIDRADRAARGYDRPARDDRGGRYDRPARDDRGGRDDRAPRFDRNDRNDRPARGYDRDARPARGVDRDERGNRPARDDRPARSFDRDARPALNDRFDGSTRGDRTERPARSYDRDDRSGRPSRDDRPARSFDRNDRNDRPARSFDRDDRAPRRDRDDRGSDFYPKRDTRFTPDDDVKLEKLQAEVVTASDVADKTWGDLGLGDNLTRQLIAMGAPAPFPIQAATIPDVIAGKDVLGRGRTGSGKTIAFGAPLAEKLLEHGGAKDRKMGRKPRALILAPTRELAMQIDNTVQPIARSVGLFTTQIYGGVPQQRQVHSLQRGVDIVIGTPGRIEDLIDQGRLDLSEVTVTVLDEADHMCDLGFLEPVQRILRETATVTRHGKRAQKLLFSATLDKGVAKLVDEFLTDPAVHEVAGEDQASSTIDHRVLLIEQRDKGAIIEQLAQGAGKTLVFARTRAFAEQLADQLEDAGIRSTSLHGDLNQSRRTRNLELLTSGRVNVLVATDVAARGIHVDDIELVIQADAPDEYKTYMHRSGRTGRAGKEGTVVTLITRARRRRMEELLDRAEISAKMVEARPGDKLIDQLAGV